The Acinetobacter defluvii genome includes a region encoding these proteins:
- a CDS encoding cytochrome C assembly family protein has product MISLPLVYTILALIAYTTSFWYLFMHLMSKHAPNHWFIGMVLGLGLLLHAAVLYNNMVTPQGINYDVFNLMSFTSGLMLLLSVLFSTYRPVIALNLLGIPVAALGLILGFAFSVPRQFIEVHSLGSDIHIILSLSAYAVLLMATIQAVLMWQQNRELKKKQKTRIWVNLLPPFQVMESLLFDMLMTGFSLLTVALVFGFFTVENFFAQHLAHKTAFSIISWFVYGALLIGRYKFGWRGQKAIRFTIIGFFLLAVGFIGSKFILEMILHR; this is encoded by the coding sequence ATGATTAGCCTCCCCTTGGTCTACACTATTTTAGCATTAATTGCCTATACCACATCATTTTGGTATTTATTTATGCATCTAATGTCTAAACATGCGCCAAATCATTGGTTTATTGGCATGGTTCTAGGCTTAGGGCTGCTGTTACATGCTGCTGTACTTTATAACAACATGGTCACACCACAAGGTATTAATTATGATGTGTTTAACTTGATGTCATTTACATCAGGTTTAATGTTGTTACTGAGTGTATTATTTAGTACCTATCGACCAGTCATTGCCCTAAATTTATTAGGAATCCCTGTTGCTGCTTTGGGTCTAATTTTAGGCTTTGCTTTTAGTGTTCCTCGTCAGTTCATCGAGGTACATTCTCTGGGTTCAGACATTCATATTATTTTATCTTTGTCTGCATATGCAGTGTTGTTGATGGCAACGATTCAAGCCGTTTTAATGTGGCAACAAAATAGAGAGTTAAAGAAAAAACAAAAAACACGGATTTGGGTCAATCTATTACCTCCTTTTCAAGTGATGGAATCTTTGTTATTTGATATGTTAATGACAGGGTTTTCTTTACTCACGGTTGCCTTAGTTTTTGGTTTCTTTACTGTTGAGAATTTCTTTGCACAGCATTTAGCACATAAAACTGCTTTTAGTATTATTTCATGGTTTGTCTATGGTGCTTTATTAATAGGACGTTACAAATTTGGTTGGCGTGGTCAAAAAGCCATTCGTTTTACTATTATTGGCTTTTTCTTGTTAGCCGTTGGCTTTATTGGTTCAAAGTTTATTTTGGAAATGATTTTACATCGTTAA
- a CDS encoding toxin-antitoxin system YwqK family antitoxin, producing the protein MNKIKPFVIASLMGLMMTGCANLQSTTQHIPSELQQQLITSQPIIAYFTPDAGEEDCSCDSNVGHGYSASPIENGYYRKLLGRDKNGRFLVQDFYQNSHNKQTDPFWIIEPKGLNSFDGQYTDGDVVGYYENGKVEFKLTYRNHVAIGKSQNYYPNGKIALETEFVDEKIVLQKLWYENGKIAADLKLDAQQDFHIIDSKVWDQNNNLISDIEQSDEIIQKIYSQI; encoded by the coding sequence ATGAATAAAATAAAACCATTCGTTATTGCCAGCTTGATGGGGCTAATGATGACAGGCTGTGCAAACTTACAAAGTACAACACAACATATTCCAAGTGAATTACAACAGCAACTCATAACCTCTCAGCCTATTATTGCTTATTTTACACCTGATGCAGGTGAAGAGGACTGTAGCTGTGATAGCAATGTAGGGCATGGCTACTCTGCTAGCCCCATTGAAAATGGTTACTATCGTAAGCTTTTAGGTCGTGACAAAAATGGACGTTTCTTAGTACAAGACTTTTACCAAAACAGTCATAACAAACAGACTGATCCATTTTGGATAATTGAACCGAAAGGTTTAAACAGTTTTGACGGACAATATACCGATGGCGATGTTGTTGGATATTATGAAAATGGCAAAGTTGAGTTTAAACTTACTTATCGAAATCATGTCGCTATAGGAAAATCTCAAAACTATTATCCAAATGGAAAAATTGCTTTAGAAACCGAGTTTGTAGATGAAAAAATAGTTTTACAAAAGCTCTGGTATGAAAATGGTAAAATTGCGGCTGATTTAAAATTGGATGCTCAACAAGATTTTCACATTATCGACAGTAAAGTTTGGGATCAAAATAATAATTTAATTTCAGACATTGAACAAAGTGATGAAATTATTCAAAAGATTTATAGTCAAATTTAA
- a CDS encoding NUDIX hydrolase: MGFHDFYRMSSHAVICNAQKQILMLKANYADCAWGLPGGGLDVGETIHEALIRECHEEIGCDVQVEYLSGVYFHASVNSHAFIFKCSLLENAKIQLSDEHSAYRWLSLDELSTVQKIRIEDCLSFHGTVQSRAF, translated from the coding sequence ATGGGCTTTCATGATTTTTATCGAATGAGTTCACATGCAGTTATATGTAATGCTCAGAAGCAAATTTTAATGCTTAAAGCAAATTATGCTGATTGTGCATGGGGTTTACCAGGTGGTGGTTTGGATGTGGGCGAAACGATTCATGAAGCATTGATTCGAGAGTGTCATGAAGAAATTGGCTGTGATGTTCAAGTGGAATATCTATCGGGTGTTTATTTTCATGCAAGTGTAAATTCACATGCTTTTATCTTTAAATGTAGTTTGCTTGAAAATGCGAAGATTCAACTTAGTGATGAACATTCAGCATACCGATGGTTGAGTCTAGATGAATTGTCAACGGTACAAAAAATACGCATTGAGGATTGCTTAAGCTTTCATGGAACGGTACAAAGCCGCGCCTTCTAA
- a CDS encoding RBBP9/YdeN family alpha/beta hydrolase, which yields MKTVFVIHGYQASPEKHWFPWLSQKIEAAGAACEIIHLEDPDVPNYAVWKECLHMQIAPLDENSIVVAHSLGCISTLDFLSQALKGKKIKAIFLISPFKDALPSLPELNGFIQHTKIDEFVIQTAIQKRFVFISNNDPYVAPPMSIRLGQAIHAQLVEVKYAGHFMQEDGFTEFPQLWNKLELLLDQPVISSVE from the coding sequence ATGAAGACTGTTTTTGTTATACATGGCTATCAAGCCTCTCCAGAAAAGCATTGGTTTCCTTGGCTTTCCCAAAAAATTGAAGCTGCAGGCGCTGCCTGTGAAATTATCCATCTAGAAGATCCAGATGTTCCAAACTATGCGGTGTGGAAAGAATGTTTACACATGCAAATCGCTCCCCTTGATGAAAATAGCATCGTGGTGGCACATAGTTTAGGTTGTATTAGTACATTGGACTTCTTATCTCAAGCATTAAAGGGAAAAAAAATCAAAGCGATATTTTTAATTTCGCCTTTTAAAGATGCTTTGCCCTCTTTACCTGAACTCAATGGATTCATTCAACATACTAAAATAGATGAGTTTGTGATCCAAACAGCTATTCAAAAACGATTTGTATTTATATCGAACAATGATCCTTATGTTGCTCCTCCAATGAGTATTCGCTTGGGGCAAGCGATCCATGCACAATTGGTTGAGGTGAAATATGCAGGACATTTCATGCAAGAAGATGGCTTTACTGAGTTTCCTCAATTGTGGAACAAATTAGAATTACTTTTAGATCAACCTGTGATCTCTAGCGTAGAATAA
- a CDS encoding tRNA dihydrouridine synthase, whose product MKLVLAPMEGLTDPIMRDVLTSVGSFDWCVTEFIRVTDSVLPDHIYHTYCPELKHSGKTAAGTPVHVQFLGNNPDMLAANAVRAVELGAPAIDLNFGCPAKTVNRHRGGSVLLDEPEVVHELVKAVRDAVPSHIPVSAKMRLGYLDRNFTMENAHAIEDAGAAWVTVHARTKADGYTPPAFWDLLHPIRENLKINVIANGEIWTNADAKQCQTESGCEDLMIGRGAVTTPDLTQCIRQNIDTPLITWNELLGLQVRFLNGTYKKEMNMVGRYKQWLGMMSKHYPEAKALWDEVKRLKKIDEVVEKLNLSKS is encoded by the coding sequence TTGAAACTCGTTCTCGCTCCTATGGAAGGCTTAACTGACCCAATTATGCGTGATGTTTTGACATCGGTTGGTAGCTTTGATTGGTGTGTAACTGAGTTTATTCGTGTCACCGATTCGGTATTACCCGATCATATTTATCATACTTACTGCCCAGAGCTTAAACATAGCGGAAAAACGGCAGCAGGAACACCTGTGCATGTACAGTTTTTAGGCAATAATCCTGACATGCTCGCAGCCAATGCGGTTCGTGCAGTTGAGCTCGGTGCACCTGCGATTGATCTGAACTTTGGCTGCCCTGCCAAAACAGTCAATCGTCACCGTGGCGGTTCGGTACTTTTGGATGAACCAGAAGTTGTACATGAATTGGTGAAAGCAGTACGAGATGCTGTTCCGAGCCATATTCCTGTGTCTGCCAAAATGCGCTTAGGCTATCTGGATCGTAATTTTACAATGGAAAATGCGCATGCGATCGAAGATGCAGGTGCAGCATGGGTCACTGTACATGCACGTACCAAAGCTGATGGTTATACCCCACCTGCTTTTTGGGATTTGTTACATCCAATTCGTGAAAATTTAAAAATCAATGTGATCGCCAATGGTGAAATTTGGACCAATGCCGATGCCAAACAATGTCAAACTGAATCAGGCTGTGAAGACTTGATGATCGGGCGTGGTGCAGTGACCACGCCCGATTTAACCCAATGTATTCGCCAAAACATCGATACACCATTGATCACTTGGAATGAGCTGTTAGGCTTACAAGTTCGTTTCTTAAATGGCACATATAAAAAAGAAATGAATATGGTCGGTCGTTATAAACAATGGCTGGGCATGATGTCAAAACATTATCCTGAAGCCAAAGCTCTTTGGGATGAGGTAAAGCGTTTGAAAAAAATTGATGAAGTGGTTGAAAAGCTCAACCTCTCCAAAAGCTAA
- a CDS encoding DUF1176 domain-containing protein, which produces MTLQIQQKIILGLCLSLLGGVSSAAIQGMSFEHKDWELACDNTGTCRVAGYQTDDNYEHPVSVLLTRNAGANTPVVAEVQFGENEENQKSSAKYELKIDGKSYGWVKNSTQSNLTTNQLNALLATAQRDAVVEFVAGKQRYTLSGQGMSAVLLKMDEFQKRLGTSSALIKKGQNSHQNILKAEAKPIVVAKDLIKGKETKLLPKSEKAQKIIAVLKKTTNSEDCPILFGESDYFESDRLVITPLTQNLTAVSNACWKGAYNFGWGTWVMNKNLTEVKQFVSSAISDEADNQLFENHKGRGVGDCWSQAEWTWDGQRYIKTFDASTGQCKGFAGGAWQLPTVVTDVKGLKQ; this is translated from the coding sequence ATGACCCTGCAGATACAACAAAAAATCATTTTAGGACTATGCTTGAGTCTTTTGGGTGGCGTAAGTTCGGCAGCTATCCAGGGTATGTCCTTTGAACATAAGGATTGGGAACTTGCATGTGACAATACAGGTACTTGTCGTGTGGCAGGTTATCAAACAGATGACAATTATGAACATCCTGTCAGTGTGTTGTTGACCCGAAATGCAGGTGCAAATACGCCTGTAGTTGCAGAAGTGCAGTTTGGTGAAAATGAAGAAAATCAAAAAAGCAGTGCTAAATATGAACTAAAAATAGATGGAAAATCTTATGGTTGGGTTAAAAATAGTACGCAGTCCAATCTAACCACAAATCAACTCAATGCCTTGTTAGCCACAGCTCAACGTGATGCAGTGGTTGAGTTTGTTGCAGGCAAACAACGATATACTTTGTCTGGGCAAGGCATGAGTGCTGTTTTATTGAAAATGGATGAGTTTCAAAAGCGTCTAGGAACATCTTCTGCATTGATTAAAAAAGGACAAAATTCCCATCAAAATATTTTAAAAGCCGAAGCTAAACCGATCGTTGTTGCGAAAGATCTGATCAAAGGCAAAGAAACTAAACTTTTACCTAAAAGTGAGAAAGCACAAAAAATTATTGCTGTGTTAAAAAAGACCACCAACAGCGAAGATTGTCCTATTTTATTTGGTGAATCTGATTATTTTGAATCAGATCGTTTAGTGATTACACCGCTCACCCAAAACTTAACAGCGGTATCCAATGCCTGTTGGAAAGGTGCTTATAATTTTGGTTGGGGAACATGGGTCATGAATAAGAACCTGACTGAAGTGAAGCAATTTGTCAGCAGTGCTATTAGTGATGAAGCCGATAATCAATTGTTTGAAAACCATAAAGGACGAGGTGTAGGTGATTGTTGGTCACAAGCAGAATGGACATGGGATGGACAGCGTTATATAAAAACCTTTGATGCAAGCACAGGGCAATGCAAAGGCTTTGCGGGTGGAGCATGGCAATTGCCTACTGTGGTTACAGATGTAAAAGGTTTAAAACAATAA
- the ffh gene encoding signal recognition particle protein produces MFDTLTERLTQSLRNVTGSGQLTEDNIKDTLREVRMALLEADVALPVTREFIAKVKEEALGQEVMTQLSPGQAFVKIVYDELTKMMGEANETLDLAAKPPVVILLAGLQGAGKTTTAAKLARFLKERQKKKVAMVSADVYRPAAIKQLQTVAAEVGVDFIESEASEDPIKIAQRAIGQAKINFNDVLIVDTAGRLHIDDDMMDEIKALHASISPTETLFVVDAMTGQDAANTAKAFNDALPLTGVILTKTDGDARGGAALSVRAITGKPIKFLGMGEKLDALEPFHPERVAQRILGMGDVLSLVEEVERKIDKEKAEKMAKKLQKGGSFNFEDMLMQFEQMNKMGGMMGFLDKLPGMSNSGIQDAIAQANPEKQVKKMEAIIQSMTIKERRNPDLMNPSRKKRIAAGCGMDVVEVNKLIKQHAQMAKMMKKFANPSGMAKMMRSLSGLQKQFGGGGGMGPLFGNNEPKK; encoded by the coding sequence ATGTTTGATACCTTAACAGAACGACTCACGCAGAGTCTCAGAAATGTTACTGGCTCAGGACAACTGACCGAAGACAATATTAAAGACACTTTACGTGAAGTGCGTATGGCACTACTCGAGGCCGATGTTGCTCTGCCTGTAACTCGTGAGTTTATCGCGAAAGTTAAGGAAGAGGCATTGGGTCAGGAAGTAATGACACAGCTTTCACCGGGTCAAGCTTTCGTTAAAATTGTTTATGATGAACTCACCAAAATGATGGGTGAGGCAAATGAAACACTTGATTTGGCAGCAAAACCGCCAGTTGTGATTTTATTGGCAGGTCTGCAAGGTGCAGGTAAAACCACGACAGCAGCAAAACTTGCACGTTTCTTAAAAGAACGTCAAAAGAAAAAAGTAGCAATGGTTTCTGCCGACGTTTATCGTCCTGCGGCAATTAAACAGTTACAAACTGTTGCAGCAGAGGTGGGTGTAGACTTTATTGAGTCTGAAGCATCAGAAGATCCGATCAAGATTGCACAACGTGCAATTGGGCAAGCCAAAATCAACTTTAATGATGTTTTGATTGTGGACACCGCAGGTCGTTTACATATCGATGACGATATGATGGACGAAATTAAAGCCTTACATGCATCAATTAGCCCAACTGAAACGCTGTTTGTGGTCGATGCCATGACGGGTCAGGATGCGGCAAATACTGCCAAAGCGTTTAATGATGCCTTGCCTCTAACAGGTGTGATCCTCACCAAAACGGATGGTGATGCGCGTGGTGGTGCGGCACTTTCTGTACGTGCAATCACAGGTAAGCCGATCAAATTCTTAGGTATGGGTGAAAAACTCGATGCCTTAGAGCCATTCCATCCCGAGCGTGTTGCACAACGTATCTTGGGGATGGGTGACGTACTTTCTTTAGTCGAAGAAGTTGAACGCAAGATCGACAAAGAAAAAGCTGAAAAAATGGCGAAAAAATTGCAAAAAGGCGGTAGCTTCAACTTTGAAGATATGCTGATGCAGTTTGAACAAATGAACAAAATGGGGGGCATGATGGGCTTCTTAGACAAGTTGCCTGGCATGAGCAATTCAGGGATTCAAGATGCGATTGCACAAGCAAATCCTGAAAAACAAGTGAAAAAAATGGAAGCGATTATCCAGTCGATGACCATTAAAGAGCGCCGTAACCCAGATTTGATGAACCCAAGCCGTAAAAAACGTATCGCAGCGGGTTGTGGTATGGATGTGGTAGAAGTTAATAAACTGATTAAACAACATGCACAAATGGCGAAAATGATGAAGAAATTTGCTAATCCGTCTGGTATGGCAAAAATGATGCGTTCATTGAGTGGTTTGCAAAAGCAATTCGGTGGCGGTGGTGGTATGGGACCTTTATTTGGCAATAACGAGCCAAAAAAATAA